In Candidatus Buchananbacteria bacterium CG10_big_fil_rev_8_21_14_0_10_42_9, a single window of DNA contains:
- the ftsA gene encoding cell division protein FtsA — protein MPRNEIIAGLDIGSTNVRLVVGQRVGQDDNLHIVGAAEVKSVGINKGVISSIEDAVSCISACLEKAERMVGQPIQDVWAGISGSHIISQSSKGVVAVSRADGEIREDDVIRAIEAARTVSTPPNYEILHVIPKSFTVDRQAGIKDPIGMTGIRVEVDTQIILGLASQIRNLTKAIYRTTVNIEDLVLSILATSEAVLTQRQKELGSVVVNIGGGNTSLVVFEEGDILHTAVLPIGSEHITSDLAIGLRVSIDTAEKVKLEHGAALAKGLTKRDEIDIGELEGEESNMVSKRYVSEIIGARAEEILEKVDNELKKIDRSGKLPAGVILTGGGAKLPGVVDLAKTKLRLPASIGEPINITSAVDKVNDLGFTTAVGLVLWGNQVTQQQGGGSWQQMLSVSTVKKRAEGLFRKGKNIFKSFRSK, from the coding sequence TTGTGGGCCAGCGAGTTGGCCAAGATGATAATTTACATATTGTTGGCGCGGCGGAAGTTAAGTCCGTTGGTATTAATAAGGGCGTGATTAGCAGCATTGAAGACGCGGTGTCTTGCATATCAGCGTGTTTGGAAAAGGCTGAGCGGATGGTCGGCCAGCCTATTCAAGATGTGTGGGCTGGAATTTCAGGCAGCCACATCATTTCCCAAAGTAGCAAGGGCGTGGTGGCAGTATCACGGGCGGATGGTGAGATTAGGGAAGACGACGTTATCCGCGCGATTGAAGCGGCCCGTACGGTTTCCACACCACCTAATTATGAAATTCTCCACGTTATTCCTAAAAGTTTTACCGTTGACAGGCAGGCGGGGATTAAAGATCCGATTGGTATGACAGGAATTAGAGTTGAGGTTGATACTCAAATTATTTTAGGCTTAGCTTCTCAAATTAGAAATTTAACTAAAGCGATTTATCGCACGACTGTAAACATTGAAGATTTGGTGCTGTCTATTTTGGCAACTTCGGAGGCCGTACTAACGCAACGGCAAAAAGAACTCGGTTCGGTAGTAGTTAACATTGGCGGCGGCAATACCAGCTTAGTTGTTTTTGAAGAAGGGGATATATTGCATACCGCTGTTTTGCCGATTGGTTCAGAACACATTACTTCTGATTTGGCGATTGGTTTACGCGTTTCCATTGATACCGCCGAGAAAGTAAAATTGGAGCACGGAGCGGCTTTAGCCAAAGGATTAACTAAGCGCGACGAAATTGATATTGGCGAACTAGAAGGCGAAGAAAGCAACATGGTCTCTAAGCGCTATGTGTCGGAAATTATCGGCGCCCGGGCCGAAGAGATTTTAGAAAAAGTTGATAATGAGTTGAAAAAAATAGACAGAAGTGGTAAATTACCGGCAGGCGTAATTCTAACCGGTGGGGGCGCCAAGTTGCCTGGGGTAGTAGATTTAGCCAAGACTAAATTACGATTACCGGCCAGCATTGGTGAGCCCATTAACATTACTTCTGCCGTTGATAAAGTCAATGACTTAGGTTTTACTACCGCTGTGGGATTGGTGCTATGGGGGAATCAAGTTACCCAACAGCAGGGCGGTGGATCTTGGCAGCAGATGTTGTCGGTTAGCACAGTTAAAAAACGGGCCGAAGGTTTATTTCGAAAAGGCAAGAATATTTTCAAATCATTTAGATCAAAATAA
- a CDS encoding cell division protein FtsZ gives MAERKPAIETFAKIKVVGVGGSGGAAVNRMVQSRIRGVDFVAVNTDIQALNNNEAKQKLHIGKMVTRGLGAGMNPEVGEKAAEESAEDIREHVRGSDMIFITCGLGGGTGSGAAPRIASLSRDSGALTIAFVTKPFSFEGQQRMDIANRSLSQLRDSVDAIITIPNDRILQVIDKKTSLLEAFSYVDEILRQGVQGIAELITVPGLINVDFADVKTIMKETGTALMGIGKASGENRAVEAAKAAITSPLLDVTIDGAKGILFTVVGGPSMTMNEVNEAAKVITASADPNAKIIFGAVINESLKDEIRVTVVATGFSDREGFSEVAAEANYQPTQFVEERVRPKEKTEEEKEESIFGIKKLQRKVAPTTKKKAKEQEAEPETSMNETEELDIPAFIRRKMK, from the coding sequence ATGGCTGAAAGAAAACCGGCGATTGAAACATTTGCTAAAATTAAAGTCGTTGGTGTTGGTGGTTCGGGAGGGGCCGCTGTCAATCGGATGGTACAATCTCGTATTCGGGGGGTTGATTTCGTGGCAGTTAATACTGATATTCAGGCTTTAAATAATAATGAAGCTAAGCAAAAGTTGCATATTGGGAAAATGGTTACCCGCGGTTTGGGCGCGGGCATGAATCCTGAGGTTGGTGAGAAGGCAGCTGAAGAGAGCGCTGAGGACATTCGCGAACACGTACGCGGATCAGATATGATTTTTATAACTTGTGGCCTTGGCGGTGGAACCGGTTCAGGGGCGGCGCCAAGAATCGCAAGTTTGTCGAGAGATTCGGGCGCTTTGACTATTGCTTTTGTAACCAAACCATTTTCATTTGAAGGCCAGCAACGAATGGATATTGCTAATCGTAGCTTATCTCAACTTAGGGATAGCGTTGATGCAATCATTACGATTCCCAATGACAGAATTCTGCAAGTCATTGATAAAAAAACTTCTTTACTTGAAGCTTTCTCATACGTTGATGAAATATTGCGGCAGGGCGTGCAAGGCATAGCGGAGCTGATTACTGTACCGGGCCTCATCAACGTTGACTTTGCTGATGTTAAAACAATTATGAAAGAAACCGGAACCGCCTTAATGGGTATTGGAAAAGCGTCAGGCGAAAATCGAGCGGTCGAGGCGGCTAAAGCGGCAATTACTAGCCCTTTATTAGACGTGACTATCGATGGGGCTAAAGGAATTTTATTTACCGTGGTTGGTGGCCCGTCAATGACTATGAATGAAGTCAACGAGGCGGCTAAAGTAATTACCGCATCGGCCGATCCGAACGCTAAGATTATTTTTGGCGCGGTTATTAATGAGAGTTTAAAAGACGAAATAAGAGTAACGGTGGTGGCGACTGGATTTTCCGATCGCGAGGGTTTTAGTGAAGTCGCGGCTGAGGCTAATTATCAACCGACACAGTTTGTCGAGGAGCGAGTAAGGCCTAAGGAAAAAACTGAAGAAGAAAAAGAAGAAAGTATTTTTGGCATAAAAAAATTACAGCGTAAAGTGGCGCCAACGACTAAGAAAAAGGCTAAGGAACAAGAAGCAGAACCAGAGACGTCCATGAACGAAACGGAAGAGTTAGATATCCCAGCCTTTATCAGGCGCAAGATGAAGTAA